The Vibrio crassostreae genomic interval CTGAGCTTTGAGATTTGATGACTTGTTGATTACTCGTTGCGTTGTAGATCGAGAAACCAATAAGAGACAGTGAAGTAATGATTAGGCAACAACCTGCTAAGAGAGTTATTTTCCACTGTACCGATAGAGAGCGCATTTAATATCCTTATTTAAGCCAAAAGACTTCCATAACCATAACTATCACACCGACAACAAATTGCTGTACACAATGTAAATGAGTTAGACGAATAGCTTAGCGAATAATTACAGCACAAATCGCTTACATATAAAACGAAAGTTTACATAAATGTTAACAAGCCATGCCTTTTACCTATTGCTTCTGCGATTTCAAAATAATCTACTCATACAATCATTGCCAATAGGCCTATTGCTCTAACATTTTGGGTATAACCTAGCATCGATATTTCAAGGAAGCTGACTCTCCCTACATCTTTAAAACGCCGCAATATCGGATTACTTTTTCTAATCCAAGTTATAGATTTTTATCTTGATCAACTTCACGTTTTTTGATTGCTAAGTCGGCAATCAAGCTCTAATATCTCGCGCCTAGATTCCCTGAATACTTTATTCTTTTGGCTCTCTTTAATGGAGTGCTAAGGCTTTTTACGTCTTTAATTTTTGGAGAGATACGCAAATGTCTGCCTCGTTTCCATTAGCGAAACTTACCTTTTTAATCGCTATTCTGACAGCCGTAGGTCAAATGACTCAAACGATGTACGTGCCTTCTATCGGTCATATGGCGGGTGAGTTTTTGGTTTCTGCGTCTTCACTTCAAGCTGTGATGGCGTGCTACTTGATCCCTTATGGTCTGTCGCAATTTGTCTACGGCCCGCTTTCTGATCGCCTAGGTCGTAAACCTATCATCGTAGTAGGTTTGATCATCTACATCATAGGTACTTTGGTAGCCTTATTCGCTCATGAGTATCAATGGTTCCTAGCGGGTAGCTTTATCCAAGGCTTAGGCATTGGTTGTGGCGGTGCGATGTCTCGAACATTGACTCGTGACTGTTTTGAAGGCGCAGAACTGCATCGTGCAAATAGCTTAATCAGCATGTGTGTGATTTTCTCACCATTGATGGCTCCTGTTTTGGGCGGTTACTTAACAGAAGCTTTCGGTTGGCGTTCTAGCTACTTGTTCCTCGCGCTGTTTGGTATCGCGGTTGTGATCACCATGATGACGAGCATGATGGAAACTCTGCCAAAAGAACGACGCAAAAATGAGTCTGTTGTAAACAGCTACAAATTCGTTCTGTCTGACAAACGCTTCCAAGGTTTCCTACTAGTTCTAGTAGCAACATTCGCGGGGGTCGCAGTATTTGAAGCCGCGGCTGGTGTATTACTTGGTGGCGTACTGGGTTTACCTGCAACCACAGTCAGCTTGTTGTTTGTTTTGCCTATTCCGGGTTACTTAGTGGGTGCTGGTCTATCGAGTTACATCGCACAACGTCGCTCTGAGCGTCGCGCACTGAATGTTGGCCTAGTGTCGATCTTAGTCGGTTCAGCCGTGGTGCTTATACCGGGTCTGTTTGGTCAAACAACAGCACTAACTTTGATTGGCGGTGCAACCATTTACTTCTTGGGTGCTGGTATCTTATTCCCAGCAGCAACAACAGGGGCACTATCGCCATTCCCATACCATGCAGGTACAGGAGGTGCGATCTTAGGTGGTATGCAGAACCTAGGTGCTGGTATCGCAACACTGTTGGCATCGTTCTTCCCGGCTCAAGACCAGCTTCCACTCGGCTGTTTGATGATTGCAATGTCATTTATCGTGATGCTTGGTTTACGTTGGGTCAATCGTAAACCTGACCACTCAAACGAAATGCCATTGGCTATCTAAAATAAAACTCGAACCCTTTCCAAACAAAGAAAAGGGACATACTGAAAAGTGTGTCCCTTTTTGTTACCCGTTTCCACTTACCCACATCTATTATCAATTTCATTTAACATTACTTTGATTTTTTGAAAACAATAACAG includes:
- the emrD gene encoding multidrug efflux MFS transporter EmrD, translated to MSASFPLAKLTFLIAILTAVGQMTQTMYVPSIGHMAGEFLVSASSLQAVMACYLIPYGLSQFVYGPLSDRLGRKPIIVVGLIIYIIGTLVALFAHEYQWFLAGSFIQGLGIGCGGAMSRTLTRDCFEGAELHRANSLISMCVIFSPLMAPVLGGYLTEAFGWRSSYLFLALFGIAVVITMMTSMMETLPKERRKNESVVNSYKFVLSDKRFQGFLLVLVATFAGVAVFEAAAGVLLGGVLGLPATTVSLLFVLPIPGYLVGAGLSSYIAQRRSERRALNVGLVSILVGSAVVLIPGLFGQTTALTLIGGATIYFLGAGILFPAATTGALSPFPYHAGTGGAILGGMQNLGAGIATLLASFFPAQDQLPLGCLMIAMSFIVMLGLRWVNRKPDHSNEMPLAI